Proteins from a genomic interval of Clostridium sp. 'deep sea':
- a CDS encoding DUF3795 domain-containing protein gives MKNLAYCGLLCNECEIFKATLADDCDYKEQVAKNFSSPQYPLTSADINCYGCSDNNKAIFKFCEECEIRLCGIAKSLTNCGQCKSFACDKLHKAFEHNPENKKRLEKVFIK, from the coding sequence ATGAAAAACTTAGCTTACTGTGGCTTGTTGTGTAATGAATGTGAAATATTCAAAGCAACGCTTGCTGATGACTGTGATTATAAAGAACAGGTTGCTAAAAATTTTTCTAGTCCTCAGTACCCTTTAACTAGTGCTGATATAAACTGTTATGGTTGCTCAGACAATAACAAAGCAATTTTTAAGTTTTGTGAAGAATGTGAAATTAGATTATGTGGAATAGCTAAGTCCTTAACAAATTGTGGGCAGTGTAAAAGTTTTGCCTGTGATAAATTACATAAAGCTTTTGAACATAATCCCGAGAATAAAAAGCGTTTAGAAAAAGTATTTATTAAGTAA
- a CDS encoding ribose-phosphate pyrophosphokinase: MSFTTSSRAPNGELGIIALESCRDLGEKIDIFLQCKSQNINKSNLLKTQEIRFSNGEGKVVIEETVRGKDIFILCDVGNYSTTYKLFNFTNHKGPDEHFQDIKRTVSALCGRARRVTVVMPMLYASRQHRRKMRESLDCAIALQELEKLGVNNIITFDVHDPNVQNAIPLVSFQNLYPTYDIVKTFIEKETELNINNDNMIVISPDTGAMDRSIYYASVLGLDIGLFYKRRDYSQVVNGKNPIVQHEYMGRDVEGLDVFVTDDMISSGESLIDIILELKRRKAKKIYIATTFALFTEGKKRYDKLYEQGLVERVYSTNLTHISQELKDCEWFVEVDMAEFLANIIFNINNDQSIAPLLDATENIKKLIVSKG, translated from the coding sequence ATGAGTTTTACTACTAGCAGTAGAGCTCCAAATGGTGAATTAGGTATTATAGCCCTTGAAAGTTGTAGAGATTTAGGTGAAAAAATAGATATTTTTTTACAGTGTAAGTCTCAAAATATTAATAAGTCTAATCTACTTAAAACCCAAGAAATAAGATTCTCTAATGGAGAAGGTAAGGTAGTTATTGAGGAAACAGTACGAGGAAAAGATATCTTTATTCTTTGTGATGTAGGTAATTATAGCACTACTTACAAACTATTTAACTTTACTAACCATAAAGGGCCAGATGAACATTTTCAAGACATTAAACGAACTGTTTCTGCACTTTGTGGTAGAGCTAGAAGAGTGACAGTTGTTATGCCTATGTTATATGCTTCACGACAACACCGTCGAAAAATGAGAGAATCTTTAGACTGTGCTATTGCTTTACAAGAGCTTGAAAAACTAGGGGTTAATAATATAATAACCTTTGATGTACATGACCCCAATGTGCAAAATGCCATACCACTTGTTTCATTTCAAAACCTTTACCCTACCTATGACATTGTAAAAACTTTTATTGAAAAAGAAACAGAGTTAAATATTAATAATGATAATATGATTGTTATAAGTCCCGATACCGGTGCTATGGATAGGTCAATTTATTATGCTAGTGTATTGGGCTTAGATATAGGTTTGTTTTATAAACGTAGAGATTATAGCCAAGTAGTTAACGGAAAAAATCCTATAGTGCAGCACGAATACATGGGCAGAGATGTAGAGGGTTTAGATGTATTTGTAACAGATGATATGATTTCATCTGGAGAATCACTAATAGATATTATTTTAGAATTAAAACGGCGTAAAGCAAAAAAAATATATATCGCAACAACCTTTGCTTTATTTACTGAAGGTAAAAAAAGGTATGATAAGTTGTATGAGCAAGGATTAGTGGAGCGTGTTTACTCTACTAACCTAACCCATATTTCACAAGAATTAAAAGACTGTGAGTGGTTTGTAGAGGTAGACATGGCAGAGTTTTTAGCCAATATAATTTTTAATATTAATAACGATCAATCTATAGCACCTTTACTTGATGCTACTGAAAATATTAAGAAGCTGATAGTTAGTAAAGGGTAG
- a CDS encoding M28 family metallopeptidase, whose product MKYLLTSLLILMIIVSGILYTSEQNAIKEIPLSSIVHKPVDDYTYNVIKEITSASYMGRLPGTAGNLKTVKFLVEQFKSLGLTPPTKYPDYLQSFQQDLMVVNSPAVLITSRKTGEVTGEYNNLSDYNGLALWPHTMIKGEVKAELVNVTSMEQLSRANKKIKNKVLLIDKRLAYALQYDARQAEGIVNKVKSLSGYIKAAIINFDNKRDGYFHVSKQMRRLNRGGKKLNNKNGPILMYCSNDAYPYLQEAAERGDSAYLKVDFSLEKCKSSNVIGIIEGTNQKSKKHLIVGAHLDHIGDNKDETYNPGALDNASGIAGILEIARTLLAKDERPEYDIIFIAFNGEEEYFAGSNHYVSNPLVSLDYTTMLNFDMIGAKGAEYLEICYAGTNSIKLSEQIVNYTKNIGIASRSSYILSSDHVTFTVCGVPSVMFKQLQEIQRHHTMQDSYELTIDINKHQEAVNAAVKFITEEYYK is encoded by the coding sequence TTGAAGTATTTATTAACATCATTATTAATATTAATGATAATTGTCAGTGGTATTTTATATACCTCTGAACAAAATGCAATTAAAGAAATACCTCTTAGTTCCATAGTACACAAACCAGTAGATGATTATACCTATAATGTAATAAAAGAAATAACCTCAGCTTCATATATGGGTAGGTTACCTGGCACAGCCGGTAATTTAAAAACAGTTAAGTTTTTAGTAGAGCAGTTTAAGTCGTTAGGACTAACACCTCCTACTAAATATCCAGATTACTTACAAAGCTTTCAACAGGATTTAATGGTGGTAAATTCACCTGCTGTATTGATAACAAGCAGAAAAACAGGTGAGGTAACAGGTGAATATAATAATTTATCTGATTATAATGGGTTAGCATTATGGCCTCATACCATGATAAAGGGTGAAGTTAAGGCAGAGTTAGTAAATGTTACGAGCATGGAGCAATTAAGTAGAGCTAACAAAAAAATTAAAAATAAAGTTTTGTTAATTGACAAACGTTTAGCTTACGCTTTACAGTATGATGCTCGTCAGGCTGAGGGCATTGTTAACAAGGTTAAATCACTAAGCGGATACATAAAGGCCGCTATAATTAATTTTGATAATAAAAGAGATGGCTATTTTCATGTGAGTAAACAAATGAGGCGCTTAAATAGAGGTGGTAAAAAGCTGAATAATAAAAATGGACCTATTTTAATGTATTGCTCAAATGATGCCTACCCATACTTACAGGAGGCTGCTGAGAGAGGAGATTCTGCATATTTAAAGGTAGATTTCTCTTTAGAGAAATGTAAGAGCTCTAATGTTATTGGTATAATAGAGGGTACAAATCAAAAGAGTAAGAAACACCTAATAGTTGGGGCACATTTGGATCATATTGGAGACAATAAAGATGAAACATATAATCCTGGAGCGTTAGATAATGCCTCAGGAATTGCAGGTATTTTAGAAATTGCCAGAACCTTATTAGCAAAAGATGAAAGACCGGAGTATGATATTATTTTTATTGCCTTTAATGGTGAAGAAGAGTATTTTGCTGGTTCTAATCACTATGTGTCTAACCCATTAGTGTCATTGGATTATACAACAATGTTAAATTTTGATATGATTGGGGCAAAAGGAGCAGAGTATTTAGAGATATGTTATGCGGGTACAAACTCAATTAAGCTCAGTGAACAAATAGTAAATTATACAAAGAATATAGGTATTGCCTCAAGATCTAGTTATATATTGAGCAGTGACCATGTAACCTTTACGGTATGTGGAGTTCCTTCGGTAATGTTTAAACAATTACAAGAGATTCAAAGGCACCATACTATGCAAGACTCGTATGAGCTAACAATTGATATTAATAAACACCAAGAGGCTGTTAATGCAGCAGTTAAATTTATAACAGAAGAGTATTATAAGTAG
- a CDS encoding DegV family protein, whose translation MSKIAIVTDSTAVIEKNLLNKHNNLYTIPLQIIIGNNTYNDGIDLTQEEFFSLMHETEQLPTTSQPLVGELTKLFEDILIDYDHIIYITISSGISGTYQTGELVRSMVAKDKITIFDTLSTSVVQRQMVIEALCLAKKAKDVKDIIKHLEFIRDNSEILLVVGDLKHLHRTGRISLAAASIGTVLKIKPLLHFIDGKIVVKQKVRTIKKSHAKIIEILKSEQLCENSVIMLAHASAEDYVKKLQDEIKLIYPTHEIIVSELSPVISVHTGPRTVGLAWVKKNSI comes from the coding sequence TTGAGTAAAATTGCAATTGTTACAGATAGCACAGCTGTTATCGAAAAGAATTTATTGAATAAGCATAACAACTTATATACGATACCTTTACAAATAATAATAGGTAATAATACTTATAATGATGGAATTGACTTAACTCAGGAAGAGTTTTTTAGCTTAATGCATGAAACCGAACAATTACCAACTACCTCACAGCCATTAGTGGGTGAACTGACTAAACTTTTTGAAGATATTTTAATTGACTATGATCATATTATTTATATTACTATAAGCTCGGGAATAAGTGGCACTTATCAAACTGGAGAGCTAGTTAGATCAATGGTAGCTAAAGATAAAATAACGATTTTTGATACTTTAAGTACATCAGTAGTACAAAGACAAATGGTTATTGAAGCCCTTTGTTTAGCTAAAAAAGCTAAAGATGTTAAGGACATTATTAAACACTTAGAGTTCATAAGAGATAATTCTGAAATACTTTTAGTAGTAGGGGATTTAAAACATTTACATAGGACTGGTAGAATAAGTTTAGCGGCTGCTTCGATAGGTACTGTGTTAAAAATTAAACCTTTACTTCATTTTATAGATGGTAAAATTGTAGTTAAACAAAAAGTAAGAACAATAAAAAAATCACATGCAAAAATAATAGAGATATTAAAAAGTGAGCAATTGTGTGAAAACTCTGTAATTATGTTAGCTCATGCAAGTGCCGAAGATTATGTAAAAAAACTACAAGATGAAATAAAATTAATTTACCCAACACACGAGATAATTGTTAGTGAATTATCTCCAGTAATAAGTGTGCATACAGGACCACGTACTGTAGGTTTAGCTTGGGTAAAAAAAAATAGCATATAG
- a CDS encoding trimeric intracellular cation channel family protein produces MFWFNVFDIIGTVAFAISGALAGMRKQLDLFGVITLSITTASFGGLMRDIFIGKLPPTIFTNPKYVVISLITALITFVIYPIILKTLSIKTNKFGINLILILDAIGLGAFTALGTEIAISHDINNIFSVVFMGTVSGVGGGVIRDVFIRNIPLILKKEIYALASITGATIMFFSHSLLPTMLAMYLCFIATVSLRILSMRFQLNLPTAKICLDELDENCTDKSWC; encoded by the coding sequence ATGTTTTGGTTTAATGTATTTGATATTATAGGCACTGTCGCATTTGCAATATCTGGAGCTTTGGCTGGCATGAGAAAACAGCTTGATTTATTTGGTGTTATTACACTATCTATTACTACTGCTTCTTTTGGAGGATTAATGCGTGATATCTTTATAGGTAAACTTCCTCCAACTATTTTTACAAACCCAAAATATGTTGTAATAAGTTTAATTACAGCACTTATAACTTTTGTTATATACCCAATTATCTTAAAAACTCTTTCGATCAAAACAAATAAATTTGGCATAAACCTAATATTAATCCTTGATGCTATAGGTCTAGGAGCTTTTACTGCTTTAGGAACAGAGATAGCAATATCCCATGATATAAACAATATTTTTAGCGTAGTATTTATGGGCACTGTTTCTGGAGTTGGCGGTGGCGTTATTAGAGATGTTTTTATTAGAAATATACCCCTTATCTTAAAAAAAGAAATATACGCCTTAGCATCCATCACGGGTGCTACAATAATGTTTTTTTCACATAGTTTATTACCAACAATGCTTGCTATGTACCTTTGTTTTATAGCAACAGTTTCACTAAGAATTTTATCTATGCGATTTCAGCTTAATCTACCAACGGCTAAAATATGTTTAGATGAATTAGATGAAAATTGTACTGATAAATCCTGGTGCTAA
- a CDS encoding TetR/AcrR family transcriptional regulator: MNHTDKKVNPITIRSKKWIVDSLIELMEEKPYKDISIKEIADRAGLVRQTVYRNFKTKDAIVKHYVDNFYIFFYNMISEKESISFYDLLLLYFEYWDQNRNFIKKLIDNDIYILLLDMHLDYIKNMAGDAKFEKLIFRIRSKHERYMNHFSAGGLWFVLKKWIEDDNPAKPAEMANIILNFYNIKRLNTKYISFLENRS; encoded by the coding sequence ATGAATCATACAGATAAAAAAGTTAATCCTATTACTATTCGCTCAAAAAAGTGGATTGTTGACTCCTTGATTGAGTTAATGGAAGAAAAGCCTTACAAAGATATTTCAATAAAAGAAATAGCAGATAGGGCTGGTTTAGTTAGGCAAACTGTATACCGAAATTTTAAAACCAAAGATGCTATAGTAAAACACTATGTAGATAATTTTTATATCTTTTTTTATAACATGATTTCCGAAAAAGAATCTATTTCTTTTTATGATTTACTGCTCCTTTATTTTGAATACTGGGATCAAAATAGAAACTTTATAAAAAAATTAATAGATAATGATATTTATATTTTATTATTAGATATGCATTTAGATTATATTAAAAACATGGCTGGAGATGCAAAATTTGAGAAACTTATTTTTAGAATACGCAGTAAACATGAAAGATATATGAACCACTTTTCAGCAGGCGGTTTATGGTTTGTTTTAAAGAAATGGATAGAGGATGATAACCCCGCAAAACCAGCAGAAATGGCAAATATAATTCTCAATTTTTACAATATCAAAAGACTAAATACCAAGTATATTTCGTTTTTAGAAAATAGATCATAA
- a CDS encoding family 10 glycosylhydrolase has protein sequence MKGFKILVSFLMFALLLTTVQAGHAISTNIYINGNQLVTDVSPTIINQTTMVPMRAIFEALGATVHWDEQTKTVSGYKDSTRVSLTLNNKNALLNGSSIVLNVAPTIIGNRTMVPARFVAESLHATVDWNNSTKTVSITVNNKSQNEEMRGLWVASVINLDYPSVPSVNDTKLKVEANAILDKAEQLGLNSIFLQVRPTADALYKSEYFPWSKYLTGKQGTAPNYDFDPLTYWVKEAHDRGIELHAWINPYRITKKKAGEPALDYASLDPSHPAIKNPDWVVEHTDGNLYFNPGLPEVRQLIIDSSMELIEKYDIDGIHLDDYFYPSKNFNDGKTYAEYGTKFNNIDDWRRDNVNKLIKDLGIAIKAKSSKVSYGISPFGIWCNKSSSKMGSDTRGMQSYVDQYADSRKWVKEEYIDYIVPQIYWHIGFDIADYSKLLAWWTDVVKDSNVDLYIGQAAYRAGSSNPDSAWYGSAELVRQLDLNSTYSEVKGSIFFNYTALKNKSVIADMLEERYVK, from the coding sequence ATGAAGGGGTTTAAAATACTTGTAAGTTTTTTAATGTTTGCCTTATTATTAACAACAGTACAAGCCGGACATGCAATATCTACTAACATATACATTAATGGAAATCAATTAGTAACAGATGTTTCTCCAACAATTATTAATCAAACAACTATGGTGCCTATGAGAGCTATTTTTGAGGCGTTAGGTGCAACAGTACATTGGGATGAGCAAACAAAAACAGTATCCGGTTATAAAGATTCTACACGAGTATCTTTAACTCTTAATAATAAAAATGCACTGTTAAATGGAAGTTCAATAGTGCTTAACGTTGCTCCAACAATTATAGGTAATAGAACCATGGTACCAGCAAGGTTTGTGGCAGAGAGTTTACACGCGACTGTAGACTGGAATAACAGTACAAAAACAGTTAGTATTACAGTTAATAATAAGTCTCAAAATGAGGAAATGAGAGGCTTATGGGTTGCTTCTGTAATAAACTTAGATTATCCAAGTGTGCCTTCTGTAAATGACACAAAGCTAAAGGTTGAGGCAAACGCTATCCTAGACAAAGCTGAGCAATTAGGTTTAAACTCAATTTTTTTACAGGTTAGACCAACTGCTGATGCTTTATATAAATCAGAATATTTTCCTTGGTCTAAGTATTTAACAGGTAAACAAGGAACCGCGCCAAACTATGATTTTGATCCGTTAACTTACTGGGTTAAAGAGGCTCACGACCGTGGTATAGAGCTTCATGCTTGGATTAATCCATATAGAATTACTAAGAAAAAAGCTGGAGAGCCAGCCTTAGATTATGCCAGTTTAGACCCAAGTCATCCTGCTATTAAAAACCCCGATTGGGTAGTAGAGCATACAGATGGAAATTTGTACTTTAACCCCGGTTTACCAGAGGTAAGACAATTAATTATAGATAGTAGCATGGAGTTAATAGAGAAATATGATATTGATGGCATACACTTAGATGATTACTTTTATCCGAGTAAAAATTTTAATGATGGCAAAACATATGCTGAGTATGGCACAAAATTCAATAATATCGATGACTGGCGAAGAGATAATGTGAATAAGCTTATTAAAGACTTAGGGATTGCTATAAAAGCAAAATCAAGCAAAGTTAGTTACGGTATAAGTCCATTTGGTATTTGGTGTAATAAAAGCTCTTCGAAAATGGGCAGTGATACTAGAGGTATGCAGTCTTATGTTGATCAGTATGCAGATTCTAGAAAATGGGTTAAAGAAGAATATATAGACTATATTGTGCCTCAAATTTATTGGCATATAGGATTTGATATAGCAGATTATAGTAAGCTTTTAGCTTGGTGGACAGATGTTGTAAAAGATAGCAATGTTGATTTGTATATTGGACAAGCCGCTTATCGCGCTGGCAGTAGCAACCCGGATAGTGCTTGGTATGGTTCAGCTGAATTAGTGAGACAGTTAGATTTAAACAGCACGTATTCAGAAGTAAAGGGCAGTATATTCTTTAACTACACTGCACTTAAGAATAAATCTGTGATTGCAGATATGCTGGAAGAGAGATATGTTAAATAA
- a CDS encoding protease complex subunit PrcB family protein, whose amino-acid sequence MKKLISVVLLIGVVMCLVLCKQLTNKPRTHPDADNFPTLLSDKKTEYTVINITDLERDQDKYWVESNKKEHGYKILAIYNEKSYRYLLISAGEMKTGGYSLEVTEVIEGVDKVTFKVKLNKPKKDSMVTMALTYPYLLLKVSASEKTIDVDFIDYKGSNGELIKVENHLKVEELNGIYSKRLDEKYISVKTTEESYMFKYSTEQESNTLKLQKNMALDISYFKNSNGELEVCSLEQASLPAVPEDWQGLIGLGKFKEVTEGDICIISIEDKDEFFWTTVESIKECKESFKDNEIVVFNYYVDEYGRRIIVSFEK is encoded by the coding sequence TTGAAAAAATTAATAAGTGTTGTTCTATTAATTGGTGTAGTTATGTGTTTGGTATTATGTAAACAACTAACAAATAAACCACGTACACATCCTGATGCAGATAATTTTCCTACATTATTATCTGACAAAAAAACCGAATATACAGTTATAAATATTACAGATTTAGAACGTGATCAAGATAAGTATTGGGTTGAAAGCAATAAAAAAGAACATGGATATAAAATACTAGCAATATATAACGAAAAATCATACAGATACTTGTTAATATCAGCTGGTGAAATGAAGACTGGTGGTTATAGCTTAGAGGTAACAGAGGTAATTGAAGGTGTAGATAAAGTAACATTTAAGGTTAAACTTAATAAACCTAAAAAAGATAGCATGGTTACTATGGCGTTAACATATCCTTATTTATTGCTTAAAGTTAGTGCGAGTGAAAAAACAATAGACGTAGATTTTATAGACTATAAAGGCAGCAACGGAGAGCTTATTAAGGTAGAAAATCACCTTAAAGTTGAGGAGCTAAATGGCATTTACAGTAAAAGGCTTGATGAAAAATATATTAGTGTAAAAACAACAGAAGAGAGTTATATGTTTAAATATAGTACAGAACAAGAAAGTAATACTCTTAAATTGCAAAAAAATATGGCTTTGGATATAAGTTATTTCAAGAACTCAAATGGCGAATTAGAGGTTTGCTCTTTAGAGCAAGCCTCGTTGCCAGCAGTGCCAGAGGATTGGCAAGGTTTAATTGGTTTAGGAAAGTTTAAAGAGGTTACAGAGGGTGATATTTGTATTATTTCAATAGAAGATAAAGATGAATTTTTTTGGACTACAGTTGAAAGCATAAAGGAATGTAAAGAGTCTTTTAAAGATAATGAAATTGTTGTATTTAACTATTATGTTGATGAGTATGGACGACGAATAATAGTATCATTTGAAAAATAA